The proteins below are encoded in one region of Micromonospora sp. DSM 45708:
- a CDS encoding NuoB/complex I 20 kDa subunit family protein, which translates to MGIEEKLPSGVLLTSVEKLVNWSRKSSVWGATFGLACCAIEMMAAGGPHYDMGRWGMEVFRASPRQADLMIVAGRVSQKMAPVLRQIYDQMAEPRWVISMGVCASSGGMFNNYAIVQGVDHVVPVDMYLPGCPPRPEMLIDAVLKLREKIMYEPLGPNGRKMHEARKERGDVPVVPYGSMPSSYRNDKARRAEWTKAVREGREEQLRIENWMKAQNHLQTQGGPK; encoded by the coding sequence ATGGGCATCGAGGAGAAGCTTCCCTCCGGCGTCCTGCTCACCAGCGTCGAGAAGCTGGTCAACTGGTCGCGGAAGTCGTCCGTCTGGGGCGCCACCTTCGGGCTGGCCTGCTGCGCCATCGAGATGATGGCCGCCGGTGGCCCGCACTACGACATGGGCCGGTGGGGCATGGAGGTCTTCCGCGCCTCGCCCCGGCAGGCGGACCTGATGATCGTGGCCGGCCGGGTCAGCCAGAAGATGGCCCCGGTGCTGCGGCAGATCTACGACCAGATGGCCGAGCCCCGCTGGGTCATCTCGATGGGCGTCTGTGCCAGCAGCGGCGGCATGTTCAACAACTACGCCATCGTGCAGGGCGTCGACCACGTCGTCCCGGTCGACATGTACCTTCCCGGCTGCCCGCCCCGGCCGGAGATGCTCATCGACGCGGTGCTCAAGCTGCGCGAGAAGATCATGTACGAGCCGCTGGGCCCGAACGGCCGCAAGATGCACGAGGCCCGCAAGGAGCGCGGTGACGTGCCCGTCGTGCCCTACGGCTCGATGCCGTCGTCGTACCGCAACGACAAGGCCCGGCGCGCCGAGTGGACGAAGGCGGTCCGCGAGGGACGCGAGGAGCAGTTGCGGATCGAGAACTGGATGAAGGCGCAGAACCACCTCCAGACGCAGGGGGGACCCAAGTGA
- a CDS encoding NADH-quinone oxidoreductase subunit C has protein sequence MTSPQDRNNDGGVPVPTTPAGASSTAPAEYPPASPAGRGMFGNQGTGDVSGYGGLVRPRKPIEEATRPYGSYFDEVRDALEEAYPGFGDAIEKVVVDRGELTLHVRPERIAEVCQVMRDDLSLRFELLSSVSGVDYLGADVRRLHVVYQLTSMTYRRQVRLEAAVSAEDPHLPSVTAVYPTADWQEREAYDMFGIVFDGHPNLTRILMPDDWEGHPQRKDYPLGGVPVEYKGAEIPPPDRRRSYQ, from the coding sequence GTGACGTCGCCGCAGGACAGGAACAACGACGGCGGGGTCCCGGTGCCGACCACTCCCGCCGGAGCCAGCTCCACCGCGCCGGCCGAGTACCCGCCGGCCAGCCCGGCCGGTCGGGGCATGTTCGGCAACCAGGGCACCGGTGACGTCTCCGGCTACGGCGGCCTGGTCCGCCCGCGCAAGCCGATCGAGGAGGCCACCCGGCCGTACGGGAGCTACTTCGACGAGGTGCGGGACGCGCTGGAGGAGGCGTACCCGGGCTTCGGCGACGCGATCGAGAAGGTCGTGGTCGACCGGGGCGAGCTGACCCTGCACGTCCGCCCGGAGCGGATCGCCGAGGTCTGCCAGGTGATGCGCGACGACCTGTCGCTGCGCTTCGAGCTGCTCTCCTCGGTGTCCGGCGTGGACTACCTGGGCGCCGACGTGCGCCGGCTGCACGTGGTCTACCAGCTCACCTCGATGACCTACCGGCGGCAGGTCCGGCTGGAGGCCGCGGTCTCCGCCGAGGACCCGCACCTGCCGAGCGTGACCGCCGTCTACCCGACCGCCGACTGGCAGGAGCGGGAGGCGTACGACATGTTCGGCATCGTCTTCGACGGCCACCCCAACCTGACCCGGATCCTCATGCCGGACGACTGGGAGGGGCACCCGCAGCGCAAGGACTACCCGCTCGGCGGCGTACCCGTCGAGTACAAGGGCGCGGAGATCCCGCCGCCGGACCGACGGAGGTCGTACCAGTGA
- a CDS encoding NADH-quinone oxidoreductase subunit A, with translation MTLSPYAPIIGLFALAAGFALFSVAAARFAGPRRLNKAKLEAYECGIEPSPQPVGGGRFPIKFYLTAMLFIVFDIEIIFLYPWAVSFDALPIFGFVEMVMFIVAVFVAYAYVWRRGGLDWD, from the coding sequence ATGACGCTCTCTCCTTATGCACCCATCATCGGGCTGTTCGCCCTCGCCGCGGGGTTCGCGCTGTTCTCCGTGGCCGCTGCCCGATTCGCCGGCCCCCGGCGTCTGAACAAGGCCAAGCTCGAGGCGTACGAGTGTGGCATCGAGCCGAGCCCGCAGCCGGTCGGCGGCGGCCGGTTCCCGATCAAGTTCTACCTGACGGCGATGCTCTTCATCGTCTTCGACATCGAGATCATCTTCCTCTACCCCTGGGCGGTCTCCTTCGACGCCCTGCCGATCTTCGGCTTCGTGGAGATGGTCATGTTCATCGTCGCGGTCTTCGTCGCCTACGCCTACGTCTGGCGGCGCGGCGGCCTGGACTGGGACTGA